A genomic stretch from Spiroplasma endosymbiont of Clivina fossor includes:
- a CDS encoding transposase family protein — protein sequence MKFLPETTVLVDLGYQGIQKINHNVLIPKRKSKKNPLNKEEKQNNERISKMRIVIENVFAILKKFKIISEKYRNRRKRFALRFNLIASIYNLQLLV from the coding sequence ATTAAATTTTTACCAGAAACAACTGTTTTAGTGGATTTAGGTTATCAAGGCATACAAAAAATTAATCATAATGTTTTAATTCCTAAAAGAAAATCAAAGAAAAACCCTTTAAATAAAGAAGAAAAGCAAAATAATGAGCGAATTTCAAAAATGAGAATTGTTATTGAAAATGTTTTTGCTATACTTAAAAAATTTAAAATTATTAGTGAAAAATATCGAAATCGTAGAAAAAGATTTGCTTTAAGATTTAATTTAATAGCTTCAATTTATAATTTACAACTATTAGTTTAA
- a CDS encoding IS1/IS1595 family N-terminal zinc-binding domain-containing protein produces MEKIIQELVNTLTDDQFLEFYDKVKQQAELIKKQKRLNEIDQKFRAQGIKCPKCESYHCVKNGHNSEGKQKYLCKNCRASFDAFRNHFIYWSHLNYEQWNLLIQISLLGQSSKTISRFIKTTLKTAWYNRQKLMKSKQLENTQLKFKKLSGKIQIDETFIKEIHKGNFKYKTDPRRIHLDPFATNTKCCIQMAIDNNNNIYVKSTNTKRLQKQWVIENMNKELINENSIITSDMQKLYFLVAKQTNSTLCVTKTTINPEADA; encoded by the coding sequence ATGGAAAAAATAATTCAAGAACTAGTAAATACTTTAACAGATGATCAATTTTTAGAATTTTATGACAAAGTCAAACAACAAGCAGAATTAATAAAAAAACAAAAACGTTTAAATGAAATTGATCAAAAATTTAGAGCGCAAGGTATTAAATGCCCTAAATGTGAATCTTACCATTGCGTTAAAAATGGACATAATTCAGAAGGAAAACAAAAATATTTATGTAAAAATTGCCGTGCAAGTTTTGACGCTTTTCGTAATCATTTTATTTATTGAAGTCATTTAAATTATGAACAATGAAATTTATTGATTCAAATTTCATTGCTGGGGCAATCTAGTAAAACAATTTCTCGTTTTATTAAAACTACATTAAAAACTGCTTGATATAATCGTCAAAAATTAATGAAATCAAAACAATTAGAAAATACCCAATTAAAATTTAAAAAATTATCTGGTAAAATCCAAATCGATGAAACATTTATTAAAGAAATCCATAAAGGAAATTTCAAATATAAAACTGATCCACGAAGAATTCACCTTGACCCATTCGCAACTAATACTAAATGCTGTATTCAAATGGCAATTGATAATAATAACAATATTTATGTTAAATCCACAAACACCAAACGTTTACAAAAACAATGAGTTATTGAAAATATGAACAAAGAATTAATTAACGAAAATTCAATTATTACTTCTGATATGCAAAAATTATATTTTTTAGTAGCAAAACAAACAAATTCTACTTTATGTGTAACTAAAACAACAATTAATCCTGAAGCGGACGCATAA